Below is a window of Staphylococcus succinus DNA.
TATGCTTCCTAATATCTTTAAAGTGGATATGATGAATTCTGTTTTTATATTTATTAAAAATATCTATCGCCGTTTCACCAGATAGTGCCAAGTGTCCTGTATCATAAAGTAACGACACCTTATTTTCATCTGTATTATCCATTAACCTCTGTATCTCTATATCTGTTTGGACCCCCGTCCCCATGTGGGGATGATAAACAAGTGTCATATCCTTTTCATTCGCTAGTGTCCCTAATTTTTCTAAACCTTCGAGTAATTTATGCCATTCGTCATTTGTGAAATCAGGTTTATCTGTAAATATAGATTTATGCAAATCCTTTTGAATGCTGTTACCTTGTTCACATACAACAATGACTTTTGCACCTACTTCATATAAAAAATCTCTATGTTGAATAAAGGCCGCTTCCGTCACTTCAAATTTTTCTGTCGTTAGAAATAAGCTTAGCCATGCACTGGCTACATTCAATCCTCTTGGCTCTAAGTATTCACGTAATACCGAAGGATTTTTAGGATATTTATTACCAATTTCAGTGCCTTCATATCCAGCTAAAGCCATTTCACTAATACATTGTTCAAACGTGTTTGCACTTCCTAATTCGGGTAAATCATCGTTCGTCCACGCGATAGGTGCACATCCATAACGTATATTTTGAATCATAAAATCATCCACCTTTTAGAAATCGCTTACATTTTATCGAAAATTTTTAACTCTCATGCTCACTAATATAGTTTTCTAAAGTCTCACTTGTTGGCATAGCTTCTGATGAGCTGTGGCTACTTACGACAATAGCTGCAGAAGCAGCGCCATATTTCAATGCTTCATCAATAGATTTACCTTTTACTAGCGCGTATAAAAACGCGGCTGCATAGGAATCACCTGCACCAAATGTTTTAATCACTTTTGCTTTGAATGCTTTCCCTTCAAAATATTCACCTGTTTTAGTGTAGGCTTTTGAACCTTGAACGCCATGTTTGATAACGACAAGCTCAGGATGATTTTCAAATAATGTTTCGCCAATTTCTTGATCGGTTTTATCTTGATAACATTGAATCATATCGTATTCATCTCTTGTACCAATAACAATATCGGCTTGTTGCGCGACCAATTCATAATAAATCGAAGTCTCTTCAAAAGTCTTCCATGTGTATGGTCTATAGTCAATTTCAAACACAACTTTAACAGCATTCGCATTAGCAATTGCTAATGCCTTTAACACAGCTTCTCTTGATGGGGATTGGGCTAATGCAGTACCTGATATTAATAGATATTCACTTTCTTTAATATAAGTTTCTGATACATGCTCCGGTTCCAAGTATAAATCTGATGCTTCTTCTCGATACATTAAAATATTAGATTCTGAAGGACTTTTAATTTCTGTAAATGTTAGACCTGTTTTATGGCCATTTTCATCGATATGAATTTGTGAAGTATCTACACCTAGTTTATCGAGATAGCTCGTAATATAACGTCCATGTTGATCGTCTGATACGTTTGCTATAAGGCCTACATTTAACCCTAATTTAGAAGCTCCAATACTAATATTGACTGGTGAGCCACCTACATACTTGCGAAATGTTTCAGTTTCTTCCATTGGTCTATTTATTTCTACAGCATTCAAATCAATTGCAGCACGTCCGATAGCTACGATATCTTTTTTAGTTGTCATGCCTCTCCCTACTTTCTATCAATAATCCATTCATGGTCTTTTTGATTGTTAAATTTCCATACTTTTTTAGGTCCAGCCATTATATTTAAGTAATATCCATTATATCCATCTGGTACAGCTACTGGATGATAACCTTTAGGCACTATGACAACATCTCCATTCTGCGCAGTCATTGTCTCGTCTAATGAAAGATCATCCGTATAAACACGTTGGAACACAAATCCTTTCTCTGGGTTCATTTCATGATAATAAATTTCCTCAAGAAACGATTCATCCGGCAAGTTGTCCTCGTCGTGCTTATGTGGTGGATAACTTGACCAGTTACCTTGATCTGTATAAACTTCGACAACCAATAATTTTTCACTGGCCGTGTGCGTATCTGGTAAGATATTGTGGACATGACGTTGGTTAGCATACTTACCTCTATCTTCAACACCGTTGCTACTGGCTGGAATAAGTTCTGTTGGTCTACCTTCATCACACGGTGCATAACAAATAATAATCCTAGCATCTTTAACTGCTGATATTTGAATATGATGGTCCTTTGAAATATAAATACTATCTGTAGGGATTTTTTCAAATACTGAGTCTCTTGTTCCTAAATCTTTGTAAATATTTTTTCCATCAGATACATCAATTTTTCCAGTCAACGCAACAATACAAATTTCAAATCCTTGAGTCATTTCTTCGTAAACACCTGATGCTTGAATGTCTAAAATTTTAATCCCCGTATATTTTAAGTTAACGTCTTCTGGTTTAAAGTCTTGTATGATTTGTACAGCATCATTTAAAGGATGCTGTACAGGTTTTTTCAATAATTGAGCCATATTTATATCCACTCCTTAATATTGAGGTTCTCCATGACGTGCTGTCACAACTTTACGATGCGTGTAAAAATCGATACTATCTTTACCATTGGCATGTAGTGAACCGAAGAATGATGATTTCCATCCAGAGAATGGAAAGACAGCCATAGGTGCTGGAACGCCTAAATTGATACCTAACATACCTGCATCAATATTTTCTCTAAAATGTCTAATTGATGAAGCGCTATCTGTAAACAAACATGCACCGTTAGCAAATTCTGATTGGTTTGCTAATGCAATACCTTCTTTTAAGTCTGTTACTTTCACAAGTGATAATACGGGTGCAAAGATTTCATCTTGCCATAACTTCATATCCGTAGTTACGTCTTCAAATATAGTCGGTTTTACAAAGTATCCCTCGTCTTTGTTACCTTCTCTACCGTCTAGGACAAGTGTGGCACCTTCTTCAACGCCTTGATCAACATAACTTAATGTACGCGCTTTATTTTCTTCTCTAATTACAGGACCAAGGAACACATTATCTTCCAATCCATTGCCTATAACAATATCTTTGGCTGCATTCACTAATTTTTCTTTGAACTCATCGTAAACATTTTCTTGCACTGCAACAACAGCTGCAGCCATGCAACGTTCTCCTGCTGATCCAAAAGCCGCACCAATGACATCCTTAACAGCTGAATCAATATCTGCATCATTTAAAATGATAGTATGATTCTTAGCGCCTGTCAGACATTGTGCACGTTTTAGATTTTCAGTCGCTTTTTTATATACATATTCACCTACTGGTTTAGATCCTACAAAAGAAACTGCTTTAATATATTCATTTTCTACAATGCCATTTACAACATCATGTGCGCCATGTACTACGTTGAATACACCTTTTGGAAAACCTGCTTCTTCTACGAATTCAGCTAATTTGTTAACAAGTAATGGTGTTTTTTCAGAAGGTTTCATTACAAATGTATTTCCTAAAGAAATAGCCATTGGGAACATCCAACAAGGTACCATCATTGGGAAATTAAATGGTGTAATACCTCCCACGACACCTACTGGATATTTATAACTCGTTCCTTCAATGTTTGTTGCAATGCTTGATAAGGAATCTCCCATCATTAATGATGGTGTACCAGCTGCAAATTCAACATTCTCAATACCTCTTTGTACTTCTCCTAATGCTTCACCTATACTCTTACCATTTTCTTTAGTAATTATTTCTGCTAATTCTTCTTTATTATCGATTAAAATTTGTTGAAGTTTAAATAATATACGTGCACGTTTAGGTACAGCGACTTCCTTCCATTCTTGGAACGCATTATGTGCAATTTCCGCTGCATCATCTAATTCTGCTCTTGTAGATACAGGAACTTTTGCAATAACCTCTTTTGTCGCCGGGTTATAAACATCGATTGTTTCCTTCGAATCTGATTCAATCCATTCACCATTAATATAATTCTTCAAAACTTCTGCCATTATAATTCCTCCTATTGGAAAGCGCTTCCATTTTTTAGTATAATCTTGGTAACATATTGATTACTTATTGGTTATTTTATATAAATGGTTATTTTATATAAATGGTTATTTTTTGTCAAATTTTTATCATTTTTTAATCAACTGTTGAGTAATATGAGAATGTTGTATATTATATAATTATCGGAGGTATAAATATGAAAACCAAAAGAATACATGCAATTGAATCTTACATTAACGAGAATAAAGCAGCATCAATCGACGAACTCAGCGACTATTTCAATGTCTCAATCAATACAATACGTCGTGACATAGCCGTTCTAGCTGATACAAATAAAGTGAAAAAAGTTTATGGTGGTGTGAAATCTATAGAAAGTTCAATTTCTCAGGCCGTTGACTACTCTAAAAGAAATATCGAACATTATGATGAAAAGATCCACATTGCTAAAGCTACTGCTAAACACATTCAAGCTAACGATGTCATCTATATTGATACCGGGACAACAACTGTGCATATCTTAGACTATGTTGATACAGATTTACCTTTCACTGTCATTTCTAATAGTCTAGATGTCATCAATAAAGCTGCTCTTTTCGAAAATGTTTCTTTACTTGTTATTGGTGAGAAGTATAAGTATAGAACACGTTCATTTATAGGTATTGAATCTAATACACTTATTGAAAAGCTCAATATCGATAAAGCTTTTATGGCTGCCACAGGTGTCGACATTCATAATGGATTAACAAATGCAGAACTAGAAGAAAATATCATCAAAAAACTTATCGTATCTCGTTCTAGACTTGTATATGCACTCGCAGATCATACAAAAATGGGCAAATCTACATTGTTAACATTCATGGAATGCGATGAACTTGATACATTAATCACAGATAAATTACCTTCTAAAGATTTTACTGCATACTTTAAATCTAAAAAGATAACAATTGAAACATAAAAATTCAGTAGCTTTGCTACTGAATTTTTGTTTTTACAATGTAAAATATGGTTGAACACTTTCTATCATGGTCTCTTTAGATTTTTTAATCACATCTTCCGCAGGCATCTGATAATATTCTGGGCGGAACAATTCTATAGATATATATTTACCCTGAAACGCCATATCTTTCAACGTAGATAATATACCTGGAATATCAATAACACCTAATCCAGGAAAGCATCTATCCTCGTCTGTTAAAATACCTATCGGATAGTCATCGACATCATTAATATGCAATAAAAATATATTATCAATATCTCCATTTTTTAAGTCATCTAAGCGTGAACCCATAGCATGAAAATGAAAGAAATCTAATACTATCCCTACATTGGGATCGTTAATCTCCTCAATAATGGCATGCGCTTGATTAAAAGTATTAACTGTAGCATATGGCGCACCAAGAAATTCTAGAGCGAGTTTAATATCATATTCTGCCGCCATCAAAGCCAATTGTTTCAACACGTTTACACAGCTTTTATGAATATCTGCTTTTAATATTTTTTCTTCAGTAACTAACGGAACTGCAACAATATATTGAGCACCTAAATATTCAGCAATTTCTAACCATTCTTTAAATGTATCTAAAACGACTTTATAATCCGCTTCATTTCTATTATTAAAAAATTGTAACGCATTTAAACTTAAAGGCTTAATCTGATGCGTATCAAAAAATTGTTTCATATCTTCTAAAGAATGTTCTTGTAAATATTCAGGGAGCTTATCCATCTGTATTTCAATAAAATCATAGCCATGCTTCTCGCATAATTCCAACTCTTGTTGTAAAGTAGCATTTTCTTTTGTAGTCGCAACATTATATCCTAACTTCATAAATCACCTCAACTATAATTATGGTATTAAAATAATTCTTTCTTTAATTTATTCAACATAAAAGTGGCTGATTCATCAGCTTTATCTACCCAAGCAAAGACTGAATTCGTAGCGATACCATCAAATTTCATTTCTTTTAATTTTCTAAATATCGTATCGAAATCTACTTCACCTTCACCAATATTAAGGTGCTGATGTACGGTCACTTCAGCATCAGGCGGATTCACAATATAACGTAAACCATTCGCAACAGTGTGATTTAATGTATCAGAGAATAGCACATGCTGTAATTTATCCCCTGCATCATCAAACATTGTGGCTATATCACCTGTACCGTCGTCATGAAAGAATGTATGTGAAGTAGAATACACTAAATTTATCCACTCTTTATTTAATCCTCTAATCATTCTTAAGGCTTCATCATTACGCTCAATAAAATCATAAGGATGTGCTTGTAAATTTAAATTTATTCCTTCTTTTTCAAATATTGGTAATAGCTCATCCATAGATTTAATAAATTTTTCCTCACAAATCTGAGGTTCATATTTATTTCCATTAAATTCTGTATTCATGACTTCTACATTTAAATCACTCGCTATCTCTATAGCACGTTTCCAATTACGGACTGCACCTTGACGTCTTTCTTCATCAGGACCCGACCAAGCCATCACTGGTAAGACCGATGATAATTGAACCCCCGCATCACTACACCATTTCTTAACGTTTTTAATCATACTATTATCAACTTTTGGGTATTTATAAAAAGGTATAAAATCTTCTCTAGGAGAAAGCTCAATATATTCATATCCTAAGCTTGCCGCTTTATCTATCACTTCTTTCATTGATAAGTCTGTGTACATTGCTGGATCTAATGCTAATTTCATATCATATTCTCCTCTATTAATTAGTATTGTTTAGCTTTCTTTAACTTTCCCACTTTCAAATCATGTGCAGCTTGTATGTCTTTCGAATTAGAAACTTCTGGTATACCTACATGCCACCAGCTCTCATAACCATCTGTCATTGTCTTAGGCAATACTTTTATTTCAATCAAAGTACTAATATCTTGTTGTTCTGCATCTTTAAGCGCTTCTTCTAATGCTTCTAATGAATACACTTTATATACTTTGGCACCATAACCTTCAGCTACTTTTGCGTAATCAATATTTAATATTTCATTGTCCGAAGTTCTAAATTCGGTGTGATAACTATTAACACCATTTTCCATCTGCAAATTATTAATACACCCATATCCCGAATTATCAAATAGCAATATATTCACTTTCTTCTTGTATTGCAGTGAGGTGATAAATTCAGAATGTAACATAAGGAAACTTCCATCTCCTACAAATGAATATACTTCGTTAGCCGGATCAGCTAATTTCACACCTAATGCACCAGAAATTTCATAACCCATACATGAATATCCATATTCAACCCCATATGTGTTTGGTTGTGTTGCATTCCACAGACGTTGCATGTCACCAGGAAGTGAACCTGCTGAGGTAATTACATTACTTTTAGGATTAACGACATCATTGATTTTCAACACGACTGAACTCTGAGTTAATTCGGTATTCAAAGCATCGGCATATTCATTTAATACTTCTTGGTTAAACTGATTTTTTATTTCTGGATCGAAATGATTTCTATCATATTTAATGGTACTTAAACGTTCCCGTTCTTTTTCCCATTCTTGCTTAGCATCAACAATTTCATGTTCATATTCAGTTTTATAATTATCTAGATGTTTTAATAACTGCTGAAGTGTGGCTTTCGCATCAGCAATAACTTGTATTGCATCTAACTTATATGCCTGCATTCTATTAATGTTTATATTCAAAAATTTCGTTTCCTCAAAGTTAAACGCAGTTTTTGACGATGTAGCAAAATCAGTATATCTAGTTCCAATACCTATGACTAAATCCGCTTTATAAGCAATTTTATTGGCAGCTAATGTTCCAGTAATACCCATGCCACCCAAGTTATTTTTAAATGTCGCCTCTACAGTGGATTTACCAGCTTGCGTCTCAACCAAAGGAATATTGTATTTTTCAGAAATTTCAATTAATTCATCGCGTGCACCAGCGTATTTTGCACCGCCACCTACAAGGATTACAGGTTTTTTGCTTTGTTTAATCGTTTCAGTCATTAATGCTATTTCTCGTTGAACCGGTTCCGGACGATCGATATAGTGTACACGTTTTTTAAAGAACGTAGCGTCAAAATCAAACGCTTCGCCTTGTACATCTTGAGAAATACAAACTGTTGCTGGTCCTGCTTGTGCTGGATTCGTCATAACTTCAAACGCCCTAATCAAGCTTGACATTAATTGTTCAGGACGTGTGACTCTGTCCCAATATCTAGAAACCGCCTTTAAAGCGTCATTTGTTGTGGTAGTTAAATTAGATTCATGTTCAACTTGTTGTAATACTGGATCCGGTTGTCTTGTAGCGAATGTATCACTTGGCAGCAATAATACAGGAATATTATTTGCAAGCGCCGTCCCTGCTGCCGCGGTTAAATTAGCCGATCCGGGACCGACCGATGTAGTCACTGCATAAATGTTACGTCTCAAACGTTGTTTACTAAAACCAATTGCTGCATGAGCCATACCTTGTTCATTTTTACCCTGAATAATATTTAAATGTCCTGGGTCTTCTTCTAATGCTTGCCCAATACCCATTACATTGCCATGGCCAAAAATGTCAAACACACCTTCAACAAAAGGCTTTTCTTCACCATCGATACATATATATTGTTGTTTCAAAAATTTAACCAAAGCTTGTCCAGTTGTTAATCTTAATTTCTCTTTCATATAATCATCCTTCCATAAATGAAGATAAAATGCCAAAACATAATCAACTTATTATCATAATATAATTGTTACCGCTTTCAGTCAATCGATATTATTCATCTTTTTATTTTATTTAGCTTCTTCAATCAATTTCTCACTTACAACCTTGTTATTTTTCTTTGCTGATTTAAAATGCTCTTCTATTTCTTCTAACGATTTATCTTTCGTCTCTGGTAGTACTTTTTTAACAAAAACGATTGCTAAAATATTTAAAGCAACAAACACTGTAAATGTTGATGCTAGACCGAAATGTCCTAGTAATACTGGGAATGATAAACTAACTAAGAAATTCGTAATCCAGCAAAAGAATACACTAGCGCCCATACCTACACCTCTAATTTTCATTGGAAATATCTCAGAAAGCATTAGCCATGTTACCGGAGATACACACCCTTGTTGAAAAGCTAAAAATGTTACAGTGAGCAACAATATAACAAATGGTAGTATAGGCGTCCCTGCTAAAAATATAGGAAATATACTTAATAAAATAAGCGTAAACACTATCCCAATCTGGCCCGTTAATAACATGGTGCGGCGCCCTATCTTACCTAATAACCAAATACCTACAAAGGTCGCTAACACAGATATAACGCCATTAGCGATATTTCCAATTAACGCTGCCTTAGTCCCAAAACCAGCATTCCTTAATATTTCTGTGCCATAATACATGATTGAATTCACCCCAGTGATTTGCTGTACCACGCCAAGTCCTATACCAATAAATAATATTTTACGAACCCAAGACTTTGTGAATTCATTTTTGGATTTTTCTTTTATTAATTTTTCTTTATCAATAACTGTTTTAATTTCTTTTATTTCTTCTGCTGCTGTTTTTTCATCTCTAAGTGTTCTTAAAATCGTATAAGCTGGCCAATACTTACTTTTACTGGCATGCCATCTTGGACTTTCAGGTACTCTTAGCATACCAAACCATAGTATGATTGCTGGTATCGTAGCGACGAGTAGCATGATTCTCCATATACCAGGATTATCTACTAAATTTCCTAAAATACCATTGATAACATAAGCCATTAATTGTCCTGAAACAATCATCAATTCATTTTGAGTTACCATTCGTCCTCTCTTTTCTTTCGAAGACATTTCAGAAAGGAACGTCGGAACAATAACTGATGCACCACCAACCGCCAATCCTAGTATTAAACGAAAGGCCACCATAGAACTTACATTAGGTGCAAGTCCACAACCTAATGTTGCAAAGAAGAAAATAATTGCTAAGACCATAATCATTTTCTTTCTTCCTAATGCATCAGATAACCTACCACCAGCTATAGCTCCAAATGCAGCCCCAAATACTAAAGAACTTGACACTAATCCTTCAGTAGCAGGGCTTAAATCCAATTGATTAGACAATGACATATACGGTAAGGCACCGTTTATAACGCCAGTATCAAAACCAAACAGTAATCCCCCAAACGTTGCAATGATTGTAATCTTCTTCATTTTGCTATTTTTTATGTCAACTTCTGATTTTCCCATGTGAAACACCTCTTATTTACGGAATATAAATCCAAAACAACACTAAAACATTACCAACATTTAATAACATAGTAATACTGTTAGCGCTTACAGTCAATTATTTTTTGTGGTTACACATGCTCAAAAATAGCATTTCCAGCTACACTGAATACAAAAAAACCCCTACAATTAAAGTGATTTGTAGGAGCTTCACATCAATATATTTAATTATTAAAAATCCGTAAAATATAATAGTCGTAAAAACTTATTTAGTTATGTTTATATGTTAACTTTTACTGAGATATAAAGTCATTTTCCTTTTTAATTCGAACTATTTTTATTTCCATTCCGGTTTATCCGAGCCTCTAAACATGAGTACAGTATCATACTCACCTGGTGTCTCAGACATGACTACTTGATCTGTTACTCCTACATATGTGCCTAATGGAGTTTCAGCTTCAAATTGATCTGGCGCTATAATTTTATGTTCATCGTCACTATCTGAATCTGCTCGTACATAATCCTTCTCAAAAATGCCTAATGATAATAGATATGCTGATACTTTACTTAACGACACACTTATACTATAACTTCCACCTTCTTTGGCGCGAAGTTCCAATGCTTTAATTGTACCTAGTTCTAATAACCAAGATACTACATAGTCATTAACCACCACAATTGGGGGTAACTTAGGCTCAGCTTCTGTTCCCTCCAATGTCATGACTCCAGTCACACTGCCCGCAGTTTGATCAAAGCCATTACGGTTGGACCACGGACCTGTATGACCATGTAAATTTACCGAAGCATGAATAATACCAGGACGTTGCTTAGCCAAATCTTCTGGAGTAAGTTGATATGACTCCATAAAACCATGTCTCTTATTAATAAAAAAGACATCTGCATCTTGCAATAACTGATCAAATTTTGCTCGATGTTCCGCTTTTTCATCTAAATCTAAATATGTCGAACGCATACCCACATTAGATGTTAAATACATCGTTTCTACTTCTAATTCAGTAGGTCTCCATATATTTAATACATCTGCGCCGTGTAATGCTAATCCTCTACCTAATCCAGCCCCAGCTATTACATGTCCCATCCCTAACGCTCTAATACCACTTAAGGGTTGGCTTGGGTTCTCAGTAAACTGTTCTGGTTCAGACTCCCCTATTTTTTTAATTTCAATAAGTTCTGTTTCTGCAATATGACGAAATTGTGGCTCTTCAACAAATTCTTCAATTGTACGAACCATTGGCATGACGATACCTTTATCTGCAGCAGCTTTTTCTAAATCTAATCCTTTCCATTGTTTAATTGCTTCAGCAACAGCTTCTTTAGTTGAACGACTATCTAATAATTCTAAGACATGTGCTTTAGCATTTGGGTATGGATTAAGCGGCATCATCCATCTTTGATCACGTGTTTGATAAAAATCAAACCTAAATGGCGTATGTGGATCTTCTTGGCTTTTAGCCGGAAAACCGTTTAAAGTTTCCCATTTTCTTTCATAAAATGGAGACAGGCGTTTTACAGATTTTCTAATATCTACATGAATATCTTGACCATTACCACCTCTTACTTGCCACAAATGTGCTAAAGCAACCGATTTAGCTGCTAAACCAAGTCCAGCTAAACTAGCAATTCTCAGCGTACTTGGCATTATCGGATCCTTTCCATAAAAAGAAACTTCGCCACCGCTATCAGATGTTGTATATCCAACTGAATTTAATATATCTTCTAAAGCAGCTTCGATATTAAAATCATCGTTACTGATACGTTTTTCCTTATTTTCCAATAATACTTTTTTTAATGTTTCACTATTATTAATCAACATTTTTGCCTCCTTATACATTCAATTCACACAAGTTTCTATATCATCTGATCTGTTTGAAGATAGGTTAATAACATAGCTAGCTTACATCTAAAAATCACTTCTATACATGTATTATATGGATAATAGACTTGTTAAAACAATAGGTGTAAAATCAAAAAAGCAACACATATTTAGAATGTGTTGCTTTTGAGGAGGTATTCTATATGGCAAACTTAAAATCTAAAACTAAAATTCAAAATGCACTTGTAGATTGTCTCAATAAAACACGCATGTCCTCAATGAGCGTTAAAATGATATGTGATGAAGCACAAGTTAACAGATCCACATTTTACCGACACTATGACTCAATAGACTCAGCCATTTCTATAACAATCAGTGCTTATTTTCGCTTATTATTTGGTGAGCCATATAAATTTTACCTTAAACATCAAAGCATCGATGAATCACAATATTATATTTCAAATAATATTTTTAGTCATGTTTATCACGATGCTTATTTTTATAAAACGATGTTCCAACAATACTCTAATTTTGAATTATTGTTTAAAAACCATATACAACAACGGTATATTACATTTTTTAAAGACACAGGACTCGAAAATGATATGTTACTCACTAAAGAAATTGTTGCAGATTATATTGCTTCTGCTTATGTAGGTATGATTCACAGTTGGATTTTACGTGATTTTCAAGAAACACCAGAAACAATGGCTCGCCAACTTATTATCCTAAACTCTAATGGGCCCATCCGTTTACTTGTCGAAGCAAAAAAACGACAAAGAGATTGAGACATTAATAGCTTA
It encodes the following:
- the iolD gene encoding 3D-(3,5/4)-trihydroxycyclohexane-1,2-dione acylhydrolase (decyclizing); protein product: MKEKLRLTTGQALVKFLKQQYICIDGEEKPFVEGVFDIFGHGNVMGIGQALEEDPGHLNIIQGKNEQGMAHAAIGFSKQRLRRNIYAVTTSVGPGSANLTAAAGTALANNIPVLLLPSDTFATRQPDPVLQQVEHESNLTTTTNDALKAVSRYWDRVTRPEQLMSSLIRAFEVMTNPAQAGPATVCISQDVQGEAFDFDATFFKKRVHYIDRPEPVQREIALMTETIKQSKKPVILVGGGAKYAGARDELIEISEKYNIPLVETQAGKSTVEATFKNNLGGMGITGTLAANKIAYKADLVIGIGTRYTDFATSSKTAFNFEETKFLNININRMQAYKLDAIQVIADAKATLQQLLKHLDNYKTEYEHEIVDAKQEWEKERERLSTIKYDRNHFDPEIKNQFNQEVLNEYADALNTELTQSSVVLKINDVVNPKSNVITSAGSLPGDMQRLWNATQPNTYGVEYGYSCMGYEISGALGVKLADPANEVYSFVGDGSFLMLHSEFITSLQYKKKVNILLFDNSGYGCINNLQMENGVNSYHTEFRTSDNEILNIDYAKVAEGYGAKVYKVYSLEALEEALKDAEQQDISTLIEIKVLPKTMTDGYESWWHVGIPEVSNSKDIQAAHDLKVGKLKKAKQY
- a CDS encoding sugar porter family MFS transporter, whose amino-acid sequence is MGKSEVDIKNSKMKKITIIATFGGLLFGFDTGVINGALPYMSLSNQLDLSPATEGLVSSSLVFGAAFGAIAGGRLSDALGRKKMIMVLAIIFFFATLGCGLAPNVSSMVAFRLILGLAVGGASVIVPTFLSEMSSKEKRGRMVTQNELMIVSGQLMAYVINGILGNLVDNPGIWRIMLLVATIPAIILWFGMLRVPESPRWHASKSKYWPAYTILRTLRDEKTAAEEIKEIKTVIDKEKLIKEKSKNEFTKSWVRKILFIGIGLGVVQQITGVNSIMYYGTEILRNAGFGTKAALIGNIANGVISVLATFVGIWLLGKIGRRTMLLTGQIGIVFTLILLSIFPIFLAGTPILPFVILLLTVTFLAFQQGCVSPVTWLMLSEIFPMKIRGVGMGASVFFCWITNFLVSLSFPVLLGHFGLASTFTVFVALNILAIVFVKKVLPETKDKSLEEIEEHFKSAKKNNKVVSEKLIEEAK
- a CDS encoding CoA transferase, which gives rise to MLINNSETLKKVLLENKEKRISNDDFNIEAALEDILNSVGYTTSDSGGEVSFYGKDPIMPSTLRIASLAGLGLAAKSVALAHLWQVRGGNGQDIHVDIRKSVKRLSPFYERKWETLNGFPAKSQEDPHTPFRFDFYQTRDQRWMMPLNPYPNAKAHVLELLDSRSTKEAVAEAIKQWKGLDLEKAAADKGIVMPMVRTIEEFVEEPQFRHIAETELIEIKKIGESEPEQFTENPSQPLSGIRALGMGHVIAGAGLGRGLALHGADVLNIWRPTELEVETMYLTSNVGMRSTYLDLDEKAEHRAKFDQLLQDADVFFINKRHGFMESYQLTPEDLAKQRPGIIHASVNLHGHTGPWSNRNGFDQTAGSVTGVMTLEGTEAEPKLPPIVVVNDYVVSWLLELGTIKALELRAKEGGSYSISVSLSKVSAYLLSLGIFEKDYVRADSDSDDEHKIIAPDQFEAETPLGTYVGVTDQVVMSETPGEYDTVLMFRGSDKPEWK
- a CDS encoding TetR/AcrR family transcriptional regulator; translation: MANLKSKTKIQNALVDCLNKTRMSSMSVKMICDEAQVNRSTFYRHYDSIDSAISITISAYFRLLFGEPYKFYLKHQSIDESQYYISNNIFSHVYHDAYFYKTMFQQYSNFELLFKNHIQQRYITFFKDTGLENDMLLTKEIVADYIASAYVGMIHSWILRDFQETPETMARQLIILNSNGPIRLLVEAKKRQRD